In Dyadobacter subterraneus, a single genomic region encodes these proteins:
- a CDS encoding penicillin-binding protein 1A, with protein MIELQPGKYRRSIIRVWLFTALGLGLFILYIVAVSFNFLWLFGGMPDLVTLENPKSELASELISQDGKSLGKYFFENRTPVEFEQVSKNVTDALVATEDARFLNHSGIDPRSMLRVAKGVLLGNPSSGGGSTLTQQVAKNLFETRSEKFEGLLGKIPFVRTVIAKTKEWILSVTLERKYTKREIMMMYLNTVSFGNNTFGIKVASKTYFDKEPSDLEVSEAALLVGMLQNPTLYNPLRFPVNATNRRNTVLAQMAKYDYLPEEEFESLKEKPLALRFTVDGHNTGPAPYFRESMRGYMRAWVKQYNDDNGTDYDLYTSGLRIYTTIDSRLQQYQEEALNEHMKTQQKLFDAHWKGRNPWADEEGKEIPGFIEKAVRALPYFKVLKAEIGEDEAWKVMQRPYKMKVFSYDGEKEVTMSPMDSIRYYKRFLHAGMMSMDPRSGEIKAWVGGVNFKYFKYDHVKQGTRQPGSTFKPFVYVAALDKNFLTPCDKIVDAPIPENEYNPQNSNGKYTNQSLTLRQALGQSVNSVSAAIIQMEKPETVVEYAHKLGITSKLDPYPALALGVSSVSVFEMVNAYCAFANGGYRSEAMTILRIEDRNGNVLQEFHQKQNQELQASIAYDMLYLMRGAVEDKGGTAGRLHSYGVTSGNEIAAKTGTTNNHSDSWFMGMTQNLVSGIWVGGEDMQIHFRTIELGQGGRAAMPAWGLYMKKVYDDQTLIQYRRGPFIKPENFVLDCGNVASDSTDTYIPPSTTDDEGTSF; from the coding sequence ATGATTGAATTGCAGCCAGGGAAATACCGACGCAGCATTATTCGCGTCTGGTTGTTTACAGCATTGGGCCTGGGGCTATTTATACTTTACATTGTTGCCGTAAGTTTTAATTTTTTATGGCTATTCGGCGGAATGCCGGATCTTGTTACCCTTGAAAATCCAAAAAGTGAGCTTGCTTCTGAATTAATTTCCCAGGATGGAAAATCTCTGGGCAAATATTTCTTTGAAAATCGTACGCCAGTAGAATTTGAACAGGTTTCAAAAAATGTTACCGATGCATTGGTGGCAACAGAAGATGCCCGTTTCCTGAATCATTCCGGTATTGATCCGAGAAGTATGCTGCGGGTTGCCAAAGGTGTTTTGCTGGGAAATCCAAGTTCGGGTGGAGGAAGTACTTTGACACAACAGGTCGCGAAAAATCTTTTTGAAACACGTTCTGAAAAGTTTGAAGGCCTGCTTGGTAAAATTCCGTTCGTCAGAACCGTTATTGCCAAAACCAAAGAATGGATTTTGTCGGTGACTTTGGAAAGGAAGTATACAAAGCGGGAAATCATGATGATGTACCTGAATACGGTTTCGTTTGGTAATAATACATTTGGTATAAAAGTCGCCTCTAAAACATATTTTGATAAAGAACCGTCCGATCTGGAAGTTAGTGAAGCGGCATTGCTGGTTGGAATGCTGCAAAATCCAACTTTGTACAATCCACTCAGGTTTCCGGTAAATGCTACAAACCGCAGAAATACAGTTCTGGCTCAAATGGCAAAATATGATTATTTGCCGGAAGAGGAATTCGAAAGTTTAAAAGAAAAACCACTTGCATTAAGGTTTACGGTCGATGGACATAATACGGGTCCGGCGCCTTATTTCCGTGAATCCATGCGTGGATATATGCGTGCCTGGGTGAAACAATATAATGACGACAATGGTACTGATTATGATTTGTATACAAGCGGTTTACGAATTTACACTACCATCGATTCCCGTTTGCAGCAGTATCAGGAGGAGGCGCTGAATGAGCATATGAAAACCCAGCAGAAACTTTTTGATGCGCATTGGAAAGGCAGAAATCCCTGGGCAGATGAAGAGGGTAAAGAAATACCAGGATTCATTGAAAAGGCAGTCAGAGCATTACCTTATTTCAAAGTTTTGAAAGCCGAAATTGGGGAAGACGAAGCCTGGAAAGTGATGCAAAGACCTTATAAAATGAAGGTTTTTTCTTATGATGGAGAAAAAGAAGTGACAATGAGTCCGATGGATTCCATTCGTTATTATAAAAGATTTTTACACGCCGGAATGATGTCGATGGATCCAAGAAGCGGAGAAATCAAGGCCTGGGTTGGTGGTGTGAATTTCAAATATTTTAAATATGATCACGTAAAACAGGGTACTCGTCAGCCAGGCTCGACTTTTAAACCTTTTGTATATGTCGCCGCATTGGACAAAAACTTTCTGACGCCTTGTGACAAAATTGTTGATGCGCCTATTCCGGAAAATGAATACAATCCGCAAAATTCAAATGGGAAGTATACGAATCAGTCATTAACACTCAGACAGGCATTAGGGCAATCTGTCAATTCTGTCAGTGCTGCCATTATTCAAATGGAGAAACCAGAAACGGTGGTTGAATATGCACATAAGTTGGGAATTACCAGTAAACTGGATCCGTATCCCGCCCTTGCACTTGGCGTAAGTTCTGTTTCCGTTTTTGAAATGGTGAATGCTTATTGTGCTTTTGCCAACGGCGGATACCGCTCAGAAGCGATGACAATTTTAAGAATTGAAGATCGTAACGGAAATGTTTTACAGGAATTTCACCAAAAACAAAACCAGGAATTGCAGGCCTCCATTGCGTATGACATGCTGTATTTGATGCGCGGTGCTGTTGAAGATAAAGGCGGAACTGCCGGTCGTCTGCATTCTTATGGGGTAACAAGCGGAAATGAAATTGCGGCAAAAACCGGAACAACGAACAATCATTCGGATAGCTGGTTTATGGGCATGACCCAAAATCTGGTTTCAGGGATTTGGGTTGGGGGAGAAGATATGCAAATACATTTCCGGACCATAGAGCTAGGACAAGGCGGACGCGCAGCCATGCCGGCCTGGGGTTTATACATGAAAAAAGTCTACGACGACCAAACCCTGATCCAATACAGAAGAGGTCCGTTCATAAAACCGGAAAACTTTGTCCTGGATTGTGGAAACGTCGCATCTGATAGTACAGATACCTACATACCGCCATCAACAACAGACGACGAAGGAACTTCATTCTAA
- a CDS encoding glycerate kinase — protein MYILVAPDKFRDSLEASEVCQSVAEGIRLAFADAEVISVPLADGGEGTTRILTEQSKGKFVTAVVHDPLGRFIEAEYGLSGDGNTAYIEMAAASGLNLLKPEERNPLLTNTYGTGELILHAINSGVKKIILGIGGSATTEAGIGMAAALGYKFLDENGVEMLVNGENLSSIKSVKTENVNSILKSVEFIVACDVTNPLYGESGAAYVYGPQKGADKNMVVQLDNGLKNIAKVATQTFGSDISNNPGAGAAGGLGAGALWFLNAELREGVSIVMEQTNIAEHVQKADLVITGEGKVDEQTLQGKVVKGLANLCQENNVPLAVVCGTLVITPEEAQNAGITYAVSVLNRPMNLQQAETEAYSLVRDATFHLVRLFFNKSRN, from the coding sequence GTGTACATTCTGGTTGCACCTGACAAATTTCGTGATTCTCTGGAAGCATCAGAGGTTTGTCAGTCTGTTGCAGAAGGAATACGATTGGCCTTTGCGGATGCCGAAGTTATTTCAGTTCCCTTAGCCGACGGCGGCGAAGGGACAACCAGGATTTTGACAGAACAATCGAAAGGGAAATTTGTAACGGCGGTTGTTCATGATCCTTTGGGAAGATTTATTGAAGCTGAATACGGATTATCTGGGGATGGGAATACTGCCTACATTGAAATGGCTGCGGCTTCCGGATTAAATCTTTTAAAACCGGAAGAAAGAAATCCACTTTTGACAAATACTTATGGAACAGGAGAATTAATTTTACACGCCATTAATTCAGGAGTTAAAAAAATAATTCTTGGAATAGGCGGAAGTGCTACCACGGAAGCAGGAATTGGTATGGCAGCTGCGCTCGGCTATAAATTTCTGGATGAAAATGGGGTGGAAATGCTTGTTAATGGAGAAAATCTTTCTTCAATTAAATCCGTCAAAACAGAAAATGTCAATTCTATTTTAAAATCTGTTGAATTTATAGTGGCGTGTGATGTTACAAATCCGCTTTACGGAGAATCTGGTGCAGCTTATGTTTATGGTCCGCAAAAGGGTGCTGATAAAAATATGGTTGTTCAGCTGGATAATGGTTTGAAAAACATTGCCAAAGTAGCTACCCAAACTTTTGGCTCCGATATCAGTAATAATCCTGGTGCCGGGGCAGCCGGCGGATTAGGAGCTGGTGCGCTTTGGTTTTTAAATGCTGAACTTCGGGAAGGTGTCAGTATTGTCATGGAGCAAACCAATATCGCTGAACATGTTCAAAAAGCTGATCTGGTGATTACCGGAGAAGGAAAAGTAGATGAGCAGACGTTGCAGGGAAAAGTAGTAAAAGGGCTGGCAAATCTTTGTCAGGAAAATAATGTTCCGCTGGCTGTTGTTTGCGGTACGCTTGTGATAACACCAGAAGAGGCTCAAAATGCGGGAATAACTTACGCAGTTTCTGTTTTAAATCGTCCTATGAATTTACAGCAAGCCGAGACGGAAGCTTATTCACTTGTGCGTGACGCAACTTTTCATTTGGTACGGTTGTTTTTCAATAAGAGCCGGAATTAA
- the uvrC gene encoding excinuclease ABC subunit UvrC — MPEFNYKEELSKIPFDPGVYRYFDDTGEVIYVGKAKSLRNRVSSYFLKSNQHDRKTKRLVSQIRRIEYTIVHTEWDALLLENQLIKQFQPKFNILLKDDKTYPFICITDERFPRVYVTRELDKKRGTFYGPFANLRSMHTLLDMFKALYTIRSCHLHLSKENVEAGKFKVCLEYHIGNCKGPCEGLQPESDYNVEIEQIHHMLKGNLTLPQQYFKEKMLAAAEQMAFEQAHSWKTKIEHLSNFQSKATVINPKIGNVDVLTIVSDEESAYLNFMKITEGYMIATQTFEVKKKLDESDEDLLAMMIVEMREKYGTAAKELITNLKPDLELKLELVIPQIGDKKKLLDMSMKNVMYFRREKAERREVENSASSSKKDRVLIKLKTDLQLKTLPRHIECFDNSNIQGTNPVASMVCFKEGKASKKDYRHFNIKTVVGPNDFASMNEIVGRRYLRLIAENEPLPDLIIVDGGKGQLSSACDALKSLGIYGQVPIVGIAKRLEEIYFPEDSLPLYIDKRSESLKLIQQIRDEAHRFAITFHRDKRSKGSLVSELDGVVGVGKVTATKLLKHFGSIRAIRESSLETLTTLIGLDRATKVRAYFDTMAHQ, encoded by the coding sequence ATGCCCGAATTTAATTACAAAGAGGAGCTTTCTAAAATTCCTTTTGATCCTGGTGTTTATCGTTATTTCGACGATACCGGGGAGGTAATTTATGTTGGTAAAGCAAAAAGTCTGAGAAACAGGGTTTCAAGTTATTTCTTAAAATCAAATCAGCACGACAGAAAAACGAAACGGCTTGTAAGTCAGATTCGACGGATTGAGTATACCATCGTGCATACGGAATGGGATGCTTTATTGCTTGAAAATCAACTAATAAAGCAGTTTCAGCCTAAATTCAATATTCTTCTAAAAGACGATAAAACATATCCGTTCATTTGTATCACAGACGAGCGTTTTCCGCGAGTATATGTAACGCGCGAACTTGATAAAAAACGCGGGACTTTTTATGGCCCATTTGCGAATTTAAGGTCCATGCATACGCTGCTGGATATGTTCAAGGCACTTTATACGATACGTTCCTGCCATTTGCATTTATCGAAAGAAAACGTTGAAGCGGGGAAATTTAAAGTTTGTCTGGAATATCATATTGGCAATTGTAAAGGCCCGTGTGAGGGTTTGCAACCCGAATCGGACTACAATGTTGAGATTGAGCAGATACATCATATGCTTAAAGGAAATCTGACTTTGCCGCAGCAATATTTCAAGGAAAAAATGCTGGCGGCGGCGGAGCAAATGGCTTTTGAGCAGGCACATTCCTGGAAAACAAAAATCGAGCATTTGTCTAATTTTCAAAGTAAGGCAACGGTTATCAATCCAAAAATTGGTAATGTGGATGTGCTTACCATTGTTTCGGATGAGGAATCGGCCTATCTGAACTTCATGAAAATTACCGAAGGTTACATGATTGCCACGCAGACTTTCGAGGTTAAGAAAAAACTTGACGAAAGTGATGAAGATTTGCTGGCCATGATGATCGTTGAAATGCGTGAAAAATATGGTACCGCTGCGAAGGAATTGATTACCAATCTGAAACCGGATCTGGAATTAAAACTTGAACTGGTAATCCCGCAAATTGGCGATAAGAAGAAATTGCTGGATATGTCCATGAAAAATGTGATGTATTTCCGCAGAGAAAAAGCCGAGCGAAGGGAAGTTGAAAATTCTGCCAGTTCTTCAAAAAAGGATCGTGTTTTAATAAAACTGAAAACGGATCTTCAATTGAAAACATTACCAAGACATATAGAGTGTTTTGATAACTCAAACATTCAGGGGACAAACCCGGTTGCTTCCATGGTTTGTTTTAAAGAAGGGAAAGCGTCTAAAAAAGATTATCGCCATTTTAATATAAAAACCGTGGTTGGTCCAAATGATTTTGCGTCCATGAATGAAATCGTTGGCCGCAGGTATTTGAGATTAATAGCTGAAAACGAGCCGCTGCCGGATCTGATCATTGTCGATGGTGGAAAAGGTCAGTTAAGTTCTGCTTGTGATGCGTTGAAAAGTCTGGGAATTTACGGTCAGGTTCCGATTGTAGGCATTGCCAAACGACTGGAAGAAATTTATTTTCCGGAAGATTCTCTGCCACTTTATATTGATAAAAGATCAGAATCATTAAAACTTATTCAGCAAATCCGGGATGAAGCGCACAGATTCGCCATCACTTTCCACCGCGACAAGCGAAGTAAGGGCAGTCTGGTGAGTGAACTTGATGGTGTAGTTGGTGTTGGAAAAGTAACGGCTACGAAATTGTTAAAACATTTTGGTTCGATACGGGCAATCCGTGAAAGTTCCCTTGAAACCTTAACAACCTTAATTGGATTGGATAGAGCGACAAAAGTGAGAGCCTATTTCGATACCATGGCGCATCAGTAA
- a CDS encoding polysaccharide deacetylase family protein, with product MKLLILFTLLFLTGNLILAQPANLKNDYFLRQLYKDQSYNNQKDLVLKEFVHVVPGSWGEFVKGVDEDIVTDKKLLALTFDACGGPRGSGYDAELINYLRKEKIPATLFVTGKWIDANYNTFLELSKDTLFEIENHGLNHQPCSVDGESEYGIKGTPDVPDAFDEIEANERKIQFITGRRPKFYRSATAYTDEACAKIARQLDVTVISFDVLSGDAVPFTKIPVIEKSVLSNVKPGALIIMHFNHPEWNTYESLEKIIPVLKKQGYSFSKLETYPLKGK from the coding sequence ATGAAACTTTTAATCCTTTTCACTCTTCTTTTCTTAACCGGAAATTTAATTCTGGCTCAACCCGCCAATTTGAAAAATGATTATTTCCTCCGTCAGCTTTATAAAGATCAATCTTATAACAATCAAAAAGATCTGGTGCTTAAAGAATTTGTACATGTAGTTCCGGGTAGTTGGGGAGAATTTGTGAAAGGAGTGGATGAAGACATTGTCACAGACAAAAAACTTCTGGCGCTTACATTCGATGCCTGTGGCGGTCCGAGAGGAAGTGGATATGACGCAGAACTGATCAATTATTTGAGAAAAGAAAAAATCCCTGCAACGCTCTTTGTTACCGGAAAATGGATTGATGCCAACTATAATACTTTTCTGGAATTGAGTAAGGACACACTTTTTGAAATCGAAAATCACGGCCTGAATCATCAGCCCTGCTCTGTGGATGGAGAAAGTGAATATGGAATTAAAGGGACGCCGGATGTCCCTGATGCTTTTGATGAAATTGAAGCCAATGAAAGGAAAATTCAGTTTATTACCGGAAGACGTCCGAAGTTTTATCGTTCTGCAACGGCTTACACTGATGAAGCTTGCGCCAAAATCGCAAGACAACTTGATGTTACGGTTATCAGTTTTGATGTACTTTCTGGCGATGCTGTACCATTTACAAAAATTCCGGTCATAGAAAAAAGTGTATTGTCAAACGTAAAACCTGGGGCTTTGATCATCATGCATTTCAATCACCCGGAATGGAATACTTACGAATCCCTGGAAAAAATAATTCCAGTTCTGAAAAAGCAAGGTTATTCTTTTTCAAAACTGGAAACATATCCTTTGAAAGGGAAATGA
- a CDS encoding NAD(P)/FAD-dependent oxidoreductase, whose translation MQIVIIGGGASGFMAAITAAETYLDARIIILEKNKSVLNKVRVSGGGRCNVTHQPSDLRFFIKNYPRGEKFLRKLFSRFDAQDTVNWFENRGVKLKTETDGRMFPVTDSSQTIIDCLLRAAKVLNIEIKTSTGVKSFAWTDMENVPKFSIQLDTEEAIKADKLLIATGGHPKTSGFNWISEHEHCIVEPLPSLFTFNVPNGYLLPLSGVAVQDAYVKIIGTKHEWRGPVLLTHWGFSGPAILKLSAWGARDLAAMDYHFTFKINWLPEMNEQQVREFLIAEKTNTPKQQINSHARFGIPIRLWKAFTEKAEITENLRWSDATNKVLNRMAELLTNSQFDVRGKSTYKEEFVTCGGIALSDINQETLESKKVPGLFFAGEILDVDGITGGFNFQNAWTTGFVVGKEIGRIS comes from the coding sequence ATGCAGATTGTGATTATCGGAGGCGGTGCTTCGGGATTTATGGCAGCAATAACAGCCGCCGAAACTTATCTTGATGCTCGGATTATTATCTTAGAAAAAAATAAATCAGTATTAAATAAAGTCCGCGTTTCCGGAGGCGGCAGATGTAATGTCACGCACCAGCCTTCCGATCTCCGTTTTTTTATCAAAAACTACCCGAGGGGCGAAAAATTTCTGCGAAAACTTTTCTCTCGTTTTGACGCGCAGGATACAGTTAACTGGTTTGAAAACCGGGGAGTAAAATTAAAAACAGAGACCGATGGCAGAATGTTTCCGGTTACCGATTCTTCCCAAACAATTATTGATTGTCTTTTACGTGCTGCAAAAGTTTTAAATATTGAAATAAAAACGAGTACCGGCGTTAAATCTTTTGCCTGGACCGATATGGAAAATGTGCCCAAATTTTCTATTCAACTCGATACAGAAGAAGCAATAAAGGCGGACAAACTTTTAATTGCAACCGGCGGACATCCAAAAACGAGCGGGTTTAACTGGATCAGCGAACATGAACATTGCATTGTTGAGCCTTTGCCATCCTTATTTACATTTAACGTTCCAAACGGATATTTGTTACCATTATCCGGCGTTGCCGTGCAGGATGCTTATGTTAAAATAATAGGAACAAAACATGAATGGCGCGGACCCGTTTTGCTGACACACTGGGGTTTTAGCGGACCGGCGATTTTGAAATTATCAGCCTGGGGAGCGCGTGATCTGGCCGCGATGGATTATCATTTTACATTTAAAATCAACTGGCTGCCGGAAATGAATGAACAGCAGGTCAGGGAATTTTTGATTGCTGAAAAAACAAATACACCCAAACAGCAAATCAATTCGCACGCCCGTTTCGGAATACCGATAAGATTGTGGAAAGCTTTTACCGAGAAAGCGGAAATCACGGAGAATCTGCGTTGGTCGGATGCTACCAATAAAGTGCTCAACCGGATGGCAGAACTTTTGACAAATAGTCAGTTTGATGTAAGAGGAAAAAGTACCTATAAAGAAGAATTTGTAACCTGCGGCGGTATCGCTCTTTCCGACATTAACCAGGAAACATTGGAAAGTAAAAAGGTACCAGGATTATTTTTCGCAGGTGAAATACTGGATGTTGATGGAATTACTGGTGGTTTTAATTTTCAGAATGCCTGGACAACCGGTTTTGTGGTTGGAAAAGAAATTGGTCGAATTTCTTAA
- a CDS encoding saccharopine dehydrogenase family protein: protein MKNIVVIGLGKVGSLVATLLSKRFQVTGIDKTKPPVEIPFLFKSGDISENAFLDEILTGADAVVSCMPYNLNLPIAIMAYQKGIHYFDLTEDVYTTSAIRELAKDSKGVMVPQCGLAPGFIGIVGMDLAKRFTKIRDIELRVGALPRYPNGLMGYSFTWSPAGVVNEYINDAEVIHNGIRKMVPSLEGIEMINIEGQEFEAFSTSGGLGTMCETFEGKLDTLNYKTIRYPGHCSLMRFLLYELILKEKRELVEQILTEAKPPVQQDVVYVYAVVEGWKGEFLEREEFYRAYHPIEIDGQHWRAISWTTAASIASVVEMVADGSLPNSGFVKQEDILLDAFMKTTNGNLFY, encoded by the coding sequence ATGAAAAACATTGTTGTCATAGGATTAGGAAAGGTTGGTTCGCTGGTTGCTACCTTGCTCAGCAAGCGATTTCAGGTAACAGGCATCGACAAAACAAAACCACCGGTTGAAATTCCTTTTTTATTTAAATCCGGAGATATTTCTGAAAATGCATTTTTAGATGAAATTCTGACAGGGGCTGATGCCGTGGTTTCCTGCATGCCTTACAATTTGAACCTGCCGATAGCCATCATGGCTTATCAAAAAGGAATTCATTATTTCGATTTAACGGAAGATGTCTACACCACTTCTGCTATTCGTGAATTAGCAAAGGACAGCAAAGGCGTAATGGTGCCGCAATGCGGGCTGGCTCCGGGTTTTATCGGAATTGTGGGAATGGATCTGGCGAAACGTTTTACCAAAATTCGCGATATAGAATTGCGGGTTGGGGCACTTCCCCGTTATCCAAATGGATTGATGGGTTATTCTTTTACCTGGTCGCCGGCTGGTGTTGTGAACGAATATATTAATGATGCCGAAGTAATTCATAATGGTATCAGGAAAATGGTGCCGTCCCTGGAAGGTATTGAAATGATCAATATTGAAGGGCAGGAATTTGAAGCGTTTAGTACTTCGGGCGGTTTGGGGACGATGTGCGAAACGTTTGAAGGAAAACTGGATACATTAAATTACAAAACCATACGCTATCCCGGACATTGCAGTCTGATGCGGTTTTTGCTTTATGAATTGATTTTAAAAGAAAAACGTGAACTGGTTGAACAAATTTTGACAGAAGCCAAACCGCCGGTTCAACAGGATGTTGTTTATGTTTATGCCGTTGTGGAAGGCTGGAAAGGCGAATTTCTGGAACGTGAAGAATTTTACCGTGCTTATCATCCAATCGAAATTGACGGACAGCATTGGCGTGCAATTTCCTGGACCACTGCTGCTTCCATTGCCTCGGTCGTTGAAATGGTAGCTGACGGAAGTTTGCCAAATAGCGGTTTTGTCAAACAGGAAGATATTTTGCTCGATGCTTTTATGAAGACGACTAATGGCAATTTGTTTTATTAA
- the amaB gene encoding L-piperidine-6-carboxylate dehydrogenase yields the protein MIDIQQILYKLNINPNNSGVSTGLKSWNGSGEILESYSPVDGKLIAKVHSTSPEDFEEVVESASQAFKIWRLVPAPKRGEIVRQIGEQLRTNKQELGKLVSYEMGKSLQEGLGEVQEMIDICDFAVGLSRQLYGLSMHSERSQHRMYEQWQPLGIVGIISAFNFPVAVWSWNAMLAWVCGDVCIWKPSEKTPLTALACQNIIQVVLKNNQLPEGISCIVTGGRAVGEFLADDSRIALVSATGSTRMGKAVGEAVARRLGKSLLELGGNNAIIVTPSADLNVAIPGIVFGAVGTAGQRCTSTRRLIIQASIYEEVKKRLIKAYAQLRIGNPLDENNHVGPLIDKVAVDHYEDAIEKIRKEGGHFIIDPKVLKGEKYDSGCYVAPCVAEVENDFSIVQTETFAPILYLIKYDSLDEAIDLQNSVPQGLSSSIFTLNIRESEQFLSQSGSDCGIANVNIGTSGAEIGGAFGGEKETGGGRESGSDAWKAYMRRQTSTINYSTTLPLAQGIKFEIE from the coding sequence ATGATTGATATACAACAGATCCTTTATAAATTAAATATAAATCCAAATAATTCTGGCGTAAGCACTGGCCTGAAATCCTGGAATGGAAGTGGAGAAATTCTGGAATCTTATTCTCCGGTAGATGGAAAGCTTATTGCCAAAGTTCATTCTACAAGTCCGGAGGATTTTGAGGAAGTTGTAGAATCTGCAAGTCAGGCTTTTAAAATTTGGAGATTAGTACCTGCTCCCAAAAGAGGAGAAATTGTTCGACAGATTGGCGAGCAGTTAAGGACGAATAAACAGGAACTGGGAAAACTTGTGAGTTATGAAATGGGCAAAAGCTTGCAGGAAGGACTGGGAGAGGTGCAGGAAATGATTGATATCTGTGACTTTGCAGTTGGACTTTCCCGCCAGTTATACGGTTTGAGCATGCACAGTGAAAGATCACAGCACCGGATGTATGAGCAATGGCAACCTTTAGGAATTGTGGGGATTATTTCAGCATTTAATTTTCCTGTAGCAGTTTGGTCCTGGAACGCGATGCTGGCCTGGGTTTGTGGTGATGTTTGTATTTGGAAACCTTCTGAAAAAACACCGCTCACGGCGCTGGCTTGCCAGAATATTATTCAGGTCGTTCTGAAAAATAATCAGCTTCCAGAGGGTATTTCTTGTATCGTTACAGGCGGAAGAGCAGTAGGAGAATTTCTTGCGGATGATAGCAGAATTGCCTTGGTTTCTGCAACAGGAAGTACAAGAATGGGGAAAGCCGTTGGTGAAGCAGTGGCAAGAAGACTGGGGAAAAGTTTGCTTGAACTTGGAGGAAATAATGCGATCATTGTCACTCCTTCCGCAGATTTAAATGTTGCGATTCCCGGAATTGTTTTTGGCGCGGTCGGTACGGCAGGGCAGCGTTGCACATCTACAAGAAGATTAATTATCCAGGCCTCCATTTATGAAGAAGTCAAAAAACGGTTGATTAAAGCGTATGCACAACTTCGAATTGGAAATCCTTTGGATGAAAATAATCATGTAGGCCCGTTAATTGATAAAGTCGCAGTTGATCATTATGAAGATGCAATTGAAAAAATCCGAAAAGAAGGCGGTCATTTTATTATTGATCCCAAAGTTCTGAAAGGAGAGAAATATGATTCAGGATGTTACGTCGCACCATGTGTTGCAGAAGTTGAAAATGATTTTTCTATCGTCCAGACCGAGACTTTTGCGCCTATTTTGTATCTAATAAAATATGATAGTCTTGATGAAGCGATAGACTTGCAGAATTCCGTTCCACAGGGACTTTCGTCATCTATTTTTACATTGAACATTCGTGAGTCTGAGCAATTTTTATCTCAGTCGGGTTCAGATTGTGGAATCGCCAATGTTAACATCGGTACTTCCGGAGCGGAGATCGGTGGAGCCTTTGGCGGAGAAAAGGAAACGGGCGGTGGCCGTGAATCCGGATCAGATGCCTGGAAAGCATATATGAGACGGCAAACGTCAACAATAAATTACAGTACGACGCTTCCTTTGGCTCAGGGAATAAAATTTGAGATCGAATAA
- a CDS encoding PqqD family protein: MKYKLTSQQIASHVGEEIVILNHNKGAYYGLDEVGALVWNNLEGEPKTLEALCEAVTDEYDIDAETCRGDIELLLEDLISEKLVEITE; encoded by the coding sequence ATGAAATACAAACTGACATCCCAACAAATTGCATCACATGTTGGAGAAGAAATCGTGATTCTTAATCATAACAAAGGAGCTTACTACGGGTTGGATGAAGTGGGAGCGTTGGTTTGGAATAATCTTGAAGGAGAACCAAAAACCTTGGAAGCACTTTGCGAGGCGGTAACTGATGAATATGATATTGACGCAGAAACTTGTCGGGGAGATATTGAATTACTTCTGGAAGATCTTATTTCTGAAAAGCTGGTTGAGATAACTGAATAA
- a CDS encoding lasso peptide biosynthesis B2 protein, with amino-acid sequence MSDYVLKWVDISGSAKIKLVQAGCTLILIKIGLAILPFSTFRKVFHWMSKSDAKPDLNSKEISEVVWAVNTAANIIPLELLCLPRALAAKYLLRKVPSLSLEIGVEVNHAKPFEAHAWIQKGDEIIIGDWSNSVSYQRLWVWE; translated from the coding sequence ATGTCAGACTATGTATTAAAATGGGTTGATATTTCAGGCAGCGCTAAAATTAAATTGGTGCAGGCAGGATGTACCCTGATTTTAATAAAAATAGGTCTGGCTATTTTGCCATTCTCTACTTTTCGAAAAGTATTCCATTGGATGTCAAAGTCAGATGCTAAACCGGATCTGAATTCAAAGGAAATTTCAGAGGTCGTATGGGCTGTCAATACCGCTGCCAATATTATTCCGTTGGAATTGCTTTGTTTACCGAGGGCCTTGGCAGCTAAATATTTATTGAGAAAAGTCCCGTCTTTAAGTCTTGAAATTGGTGTTGAAGTTAACCATGCCAAACCATTTGAAGCACATGCATGGATACAAAAAGGGGACGAAATAATTATTGGAGACTGGTCAAATTCCGTCTCCTATCAACGTTTATGGGTTTGGGAATAA